In Aquimarina sp. TRL1, a single window of DNA contains:
- a CDS encoding peptidylprolyl isomerase produces the protein MQDGLYAKFNTSKGSILVNLEFEKTPGTVGNFVGLAEGNLENEAIPQGKPYYDGLKFHRVIADFMIQGGDPQGTGAGGPGYNFDDEIHDDLKHDGPGVLSMANAGPGTNGSQFFITHVATPWLDGKHTVFGKVVEGQDIVDTIAQGDEITSIEIQRVGAGAEAFNAVESFRQFNGAKAEREAAAKKKAEQLLEEIAVGFEKTESGLRYKITEKGAGVKAEKGKTVSVHYKGSLVDGTVFDSSYKRNQPIDFPLGQGHVIQGWDEGISLLQVGDKASFVIPPHMGYGERGAGGVIPPNATLVFDVELVDVK, from the coding sequence ATGCAAGACGGATTATACGCAAAATTTAATACATCAAAAGGAAGTATTCTGGTTAATTTGGAGTTCGAAAAAACCCCGGGAACAGTAGGAAACTTTGTAGGATTGGCAGAAGGGAACTTAGAAAATGAAGCAATTCCTCAAGGAAAACCATATTATGATGGATTGAAGTTTCATAGAGTAATTGCAGATTTTATGATTCAGGGAGGAGATCCACAAGGAACAGGTGCTGGTGGTCCAGGATATAACTTTGATGATGAGATTCATGACGACTTAAAACACGATGGACCAGGAGTGCTTTCTATGGCCAATGCAGGACCAGGAACTAATGGAAGTCAGTTCTTTATTACACATGTAGCGACTCCTTGGTTAGACGGAAAACATACAGTATTCGGAAAGGTAGTAGAAGGACAGGATATAGTTGATACAATTGCACAAGGTGATGAGATTACATCGATAGAAATCCAGCGTGTAGGAGCAGGAGCAGAAGCGTTTAATGCAGTTGAATCATTTAGACAATTTAATGGAGCAAAGGCAGAAAGAGAAGCTGCTGCAAAGAAAAAAGCAGAACAACTATTAGAAGAAATAGCTGTAGGTTTTGAAAAAACAGAAAGCGGTCTTAGGTATAAGATTACTGAAAAAGGAGCTGGAGTAAAAGCAGAAAAAGGAAAGACTGTTTCTGTGCATTATAAAGGAAGTTTAGTAGATGGAACTGTTTTCGATTCTTCCTATAAAAGAAACCAGCCAATTGATTTTCCTCTTGGACAAGGACATGTGATTCAGGGATGGGATGAAGGAATTTCATTATTGCAGGTTGGTGATAAAGCTAGTTTTGTAATTCCTCCACATATGGGATATGGTGAACGAGGTGCAGGAGGAGTAATTCCACCAAATGCAACACTTGTTTTTGATGTAGAGCTAGTAGATGTAAAATAA
- a CDS encoding thioredoxin family protein — translation MARTPSNMLPLGTVAPDFSLVDTVTNNTVALEQIKGEKGTVIMFICNHCPFVIHVNEEIVRIANDYRSQGFGFIAISSNDIEKYPDDAPDKMWKHAQKNKYTFPYLFDETQEVAKAYDAACTPDFYLFDANLHLIYRGQLDDSRPGNGIPVNGRDLREALDAVLRNSKVSDLQKPSIGCNIKWKEQ, via the coding sequence ATGGCCAGAACACCTTCTAATATGCTTCCTCTTGGAACAGTTGCTCCTGATTTTTCTTTGGTAGATACCGTCACCAACAATACTGTAGCTCTGGAACAAATCAAAGGAGAAAAAGGAACGGTAATTATGTTTATCTGCAATCACTGCCCGTTTGTAATTCACGTGAATGAAGAAATAGTTCGAATTGCCAATGATTACAGGTCTCAGGGATTTGGTTTTATAGCAATTAGCAGCAATGACATAGAAAAATATCCGGATGATGCTCCGGATAAAATGTGGAAACATGCTCAAAAAAACAAATACACCTTTCCCTACTTATTCGATGAGACTCAGGAAGTAGCCAAAGCATATGATGCAGCCTGCACACCCGATTTCTACCTTTTTGATGCCAACTTACACCTTATCTACAGAGGACAATTAGATGATTCCCGACCCGGGAATGGGATTCCGGTAAATGGAAGAGATCTCAGAGAAGCATTGGATGCTGTCCTTAGAAACAGTAAAGTAAGTGATCTACAGAAACCGAGTATTGGGTGCAATATTAAATGGAAAGAACAATAA
- a CDS encoding M14 family metallopeptidase, which translates to MKHCFTIILLIINFLVYSQEKISLDYYLPGDISYNPNIPTPQSVLGYVPGKWHVTHDKLIQYMTALAKASPRVHLENRGHTYEDRPLILLTITAEKNQQQLSKIQKEHRQLTEKNAYSLAIENMPAVVYQGFSIHGNEPSGTNAALLVAYYLAAGEGEKINQLLDNVVVLFDPALNPDGIQRFAYWANTNKSKNISTDPQDREYSEIWPGGRTNHYWFDMNRDWLPVQLPESKARIHTFHQWYPNILTDHHEMGPNSTFFFQPGVQSRTHPLTPKLNQELTKKIGNFHANALDKIGSLYFTEENFDDFYYGKGSTFPDINGGVGILFEQGSSRGHAQKTQNGILTFPFTIRNQFITALSTLEAAKSMRKELLAYQRDFYNDIRKTKNNQSYVFGSEKDAASAYHLAEILKRHQVKIYDVKNDFSSKGKAYKKGYSYIVPKNQRQRKVIEAIFEKRTSFTDSLFYDVSAWNFPLAFNLNFNENASSHMGPEITDLRPRNPKKVSNSQYAYLMEWHEYYTPKALYQLLSKGIRVKVGMKPFSLEGKKYDYGTLLIPVQNQRAHQEELHQLLQTVSSSNHIDITAVSTGLTQGIDLGSNQFKTLFLPKIALLTGQGITSYDAGEIWHLMDQRYDIPITKLDTEHIQYRDLSKYTHIIMCNTRGTVFDKEMISKLKSWVHAGGNLIGYRNVANFFKNHEFMNIEYNKPEIKATDVTFEERADFYGAKRIGGAIFNAKIDRSHPINFGYTNENIALFKNTTLFIKPTTYGYKNPIQYTSKPLLSGYINKDNLASIKNTVAFRHQNSGKGNVLLFTDNTNFRAFWYGTNKLLMNAIFFGNIM; encoded by the coding sequence ATGAAACACTGTTTTACGATTATACTCCTTATAATCAATTTCCTAGTATATTCACAGGAGAAAATTTCTTTAGATTACTATCTACCCGGTGATATTTCTTATAATCCAAATATCCCTACTCCTCAAAGTGTACTTGGTTATGTTCCTGGAAAGTGGCATGTCACTCACGATAAACTCATCCAGTATATGACTGCATTAGCAAAAGCGTCTCCAAGAGTACATCTTGAAAACAGGGGACACACCTATGAAGACAGACCGCTTATTTTACTTACCATTACTGCTGAGAAAAACCAACAACAACTTTCTAAAATACAAAAAGAACACCGACAGCTAACCGAAAAAAACGCATATTCATTAGCTATTGAAAACATGCCTGCTGTTGTATATCAGGGATTTTCTATCCATGGAAATGAACCCAGTGGAACAAATGCTGCTTTATTAGTTGCTTATTATCTGGCTGCCGGAGAGGGAGAAAAAATAAACCAGTTACTCGACAATGTTGTTGTTTTATTTGATCCTGCTTTAAACCCTGACGGAATCCAACGATTCGCCTACTGGGCAAATACCAATAAAAGCAAAAACATCAGTACAGACCCTCAGGACCGTGAATACAGCGAGATATGGCCTGGAGGAAGAACCAACCATTATTGGTTTGATATGAACAGAGACTGGCTTCCTGTACAGCTACCAGAATCCAAAGCACGTATACACACATTTCATCAATGGTACCCTAATATCCTTACAGATCATCATGAAATGGGACCTAATAGTACCTTTTTCTTTCAACCAGGAGTTCAATCAAGAACGCACCCGTTAACCCCTAAACTAAACCAGGAGCTAACTAAGAAAATAGGAAATTTCCATGCGAACGCACTTGATAAAATAGGATCTTTATATTTTACCGAAGAAAACTTTGATGATTTTTATTACGGCAAGGGATCTACCTTTCCCGATATTAATGGAGGAGTCGGTATCTTGTTTGAACAAGGAAGTTCCAGAGGTCATGCACAAAAAACCCAAAATGGAATCCTCACCTTCCCTTTTACGATACGAAACCAGTTTATTACTGCCTTATCCACTCTCGAAGCTGCAAAATCAATGAGAAAAGAATTACTGGCATACCAAAGGGATTTTTACAACGACATACGAAAAACAAAAAACAACCAATCTTATGTTTTTGGAAGTGAAAAAGATGCTGCTTCTGCATATCACCTGGCAGAAATACTAAAAAGACATCAGGTAAAAATATATGATGTAAAAAATGACTTTTCCAGTAAAGGAAAAGCGTACAAAAAAGGATATAGCTACATCGTTCCTAAAAACCAGAGACAACGTAAGGTTATTGAAGCTATCTTCGAGAAAAGAACTTCTTTTACCGATAGCCTTTTTTACGATGTCTCTGCCTGGAATTTCCCATTAGCTTTTAATCTAAATTTCAATGAGAATGCTTCTTCTCATATGGGACCTGAAATCACAGATTTACGCCCCAGAAATCCTAAAAAAGTAAGCAATAGTCAGTATGCCTACCTGATGGAGTGGCATGAATATTATACCCCTAAGGCACTATACCAACTATTATCAAAAGGAATACGCGTAAAAGTAGGAATGAAACCTTTTTCCCTGGAAGGCAAAAAATACGATTATGGCACACTCCTAATCCCCGTTCAAAATCAAAGAGCACATCAAGAAGAACTACATCAGCTACTTCAGACTGTCTCATCTTCAAATCACATTGATATCACAGCAGTTTCAACAGGTCTTACACAAGGAATCGATCTGGGGAGTAACCAATTCAAGACACTTTTCCTTCCTAAGATCGCATTACTAACCGGTCAGGGAATTACATCTTATGACGCTGGAGAAATCTGGCATCTAATGGATCAGCGATATGATATTCCAATTACCAAATTAGACACTGAACACATTCAATACAGGGATTTATCAAAGTACACTCATATTATCATGTGCAATACCAGAGGTACTGTTTTTGACAAAGAAATGATCAGCAAGTTAAAATCATGGGTACATGCAGGAGGAAATTTAATCGGATATAGAAATGTGGCTAATTTCTTTAAAAATCATGAATTCATGAATATTGAATACAATAAACCAGAAATAAAGGCAACTGATGTTACATTTGAAGAAAGAGCCGACTTTTATGGTGCTAAAAGAATTGGAGGAGCCATTTTTAATGCTAAAATTGATCGTTCTCATCCTATTAACTTTGGATATACTAACGAAAATATCGCATTGTTTAAAAATACCACTTTATTCATTAAACCTACTACATACGGTTATAAAAACCCTATTCAGTACACCAGTAAACCTCTACTAAGTGGATATATCAACAAGGACAATCTAGCATCTATAAAAAATACAGTTGCTTTCAGACACCAAAACTCAGGAAAAGGAAATGTATTACTCTTTACTGATAATACTAATTTTAGAGCATTTTGGTACGGAACCAACAAGTTATTAATGAACGCTATCTTTTTTGGGAATATTATGTAA
- a CDS encoding PUR family DNA/RNA-binding protein, whose product MSDNEMMEKEEIFSKVLRAGRRTYFFDVRSTKAGDYYLTITESKKFTNDDGSFHYKKHKIYLYKEDFAGFTDILNEMTSYVINEKGEEVISERHQKDYQKSYETSSYSNNNEKVEASAGEFTDINFEDI is encoded by the coding sequence ATGAGCGATAATGAAATGATGGAAAAAGAGGAAATTTTTTCAAAGGTTTTACGAGCAGGAAGAAGAACATATTTCTTTGATGTAAGATCCACCAAAGCTGGTGATTATTACTTGACAATAACGGAAAGTAAGAAATTTACTAACGATGATGGCTCTTTTCACTATAAAAAACATAAGATATATTTATACAAAGAAGACTTTGCTGGCTTTACAGATATATTAAACGAAATGACTTCTTATGTTATTAATGAAAAAGGTGAAGAAGTTATCAGCGAAAGACATCAGAAGGATTATCAAAAATCATATGAAACATCTTCTTACAGTAATAACAACGAAAAAGTTGAAGCATCCGCCGGGGAATTTACAGATATAAATTTCGAGGATATTTAA
- a CDS encoding ABC transporter ATP-binding protein, protein MRALRHLNKYFFKYKYRLLVGVIITVIARFFAIAVPKFVGDSVDIVEQYINNSVTDIEVVKEKLILNILFILGSVLITAFFTFLMRQTFIVVSRFIEADLKNEIFRQYQQLSVNFYKKNRTGDLMNRISEDVSKVRMYLGPALMYSINTITLFVVVISYMFSIAPQLTLYTIAPLPILSIAIYKLSVSIHKRSTLVQQFLSKLTTYTQESFSGISVIKAYGLEEQTQERFSKLANTSKDKHIDLVKVQALFFPMMILLIGVSNLLVIFIGGNQFVNGTIKDFGIIVEFIMFVNMLTWPVATVGWVTSIIQQAEASQVRINEFLNEKPEIVNTVSSHTPVEGNIVFKNVSFTYEDTNITALKNISFEAKKGETIAIIGKTGSGKSTILNLIGRSYDVIQGDILINNTPLKSMNLEELRKNMGYVPQDSFLFSDTIKNNIKFGKEEATDQEVYEAAKSASVHKNIINFKEGYETVLGERGITLSGGQKQRVSIARAIIKDPTILLFDDCLSAVDTETEEQILHNLNKISKNKTAFIVTHRVSTAKNTDKIIVLEDGQIIQQGTHNQLITTEGYYKNLYLKQLSEKEN, encoded by the coding sequence ATGCGTGCATTACGCCATTTAAACAAGTATTTTTTCAAATATAAATACCGCCTTTTAGTAGGGGTAATCATCACAGTTATTGCTCGTTTCTTTGCTATTGCTGTTCCTAAATTTGTAGGAGATTCCGTAGATATTGTCGAGCAATACATAAATAACTCCGTCACCGACATTGAAGTTGTCAAAGAAAAACTCATTCTCAATATCCTTTTTATTCTGGGGTCTGTTCTTATTACAGCCTTTTTTACATTTCTCATGCGCCAAACCTTTATTGTCGTATCCAGGTTCATAGAAGCTGACCTAAAAAATGAAATTTTCCGGCAATACCAACAACTCTCTGTCAACTTTTACAAAAAAAACCGTACCGGAGATCTTATGAACCGTATTAGTGAAGATGTTTCTAAAGTAAGAATGTATCTAGGACCAGCTCTAATGTACAGTATCAATACAATCACTTTATTTGTCGTAGTAATTAGTTATATGTTTAGTATTGCTCCACAACTAACATTATACACAATAGCACCGCTTCCTATCTTATCTATTGCCATTTACAAACTAAGTGTTTCTATACATAAACGAAGTACATTGGTACAGCAATTTTTATCTAAGCTTACCACTTATACTCAGGAATCGTTTAGTGGGATTTCTGTTATCAAAGCATACGGACTGGAAGAACAAACTCAGGAACGGTTCTCTAAACTAGCAAATACCAGTAAAGACAAACACATTGATCTGGTCAAAGTACAAGCTTTGTTTTTTCCGATGATGATTCTATTAATTGGAGTCAGTAACCTTTTGGTTATTTTTATTGGAGGAAATCAGTTTGTCAACGGGACAATCAAAGATTTTGGTATCATTGTGGAGTTCATCATGTTTGTAAATATGCTTACCTGGCCTGTAGCAACAGTCGGCTGGGTCACCTCAATTATACAACAAGCTGAAGCTTCTCAGGTTCGGATAAACGAATTCTTAAATGAGAAACCTGAAATCGTCAATACAGTTTCTTCTCATACTCCTGTTGAAGGAAATATTGTTTTCAAAAATGTATCATTCACCTATGAAGACACTAATATTACCGCCTTAAAAAATATAAGTTTCGAAGCTAAAAAAGGAGAAACAATTGCGATTATCGGAAAAACAGGCTCTGGAAAATCTACTATTTTAAATCTTATCGGTCGATCCTATGACGTGATTCAGGGAGACATTCTTATCAACAACACTCCCCTAAAATCAATGAATTTAGAGGAACTCAGAAAAAATATGGGGTATGTCCCTCAGGATTCATTTTTATTTAGTGACACCATAAAAAACAACATTAAATTCGGAAAGGAAGAAGCTACGGATCAAGAAGTTTATGAAGCTGCAAAAAGTGCTTCGGTCCATAAAAACATCATTAATTTCAAAGAAGGATATGAAACTGTATTAGGAGAAAGAGGGATCACATTATCCGGAGGACAGAAACAACGAGTATCTATTGCACGAGCTATTATAAAAGATCCTACAATCCTTCTTTTTGATGATTGTTTATCTGCTGTAGACACTGAAACTGAAGAACAAATTCTTCATAATCTTAATAAAATTTCTAAAAATAAAACAGCTTTTATTGTTACACATAGGGTTTCTACAGCAAAAAACACTGATAAAATTATCGTTTTGGAAGATGGTCAAATAATCCAACAAGGCACTCATAACCAACTAATAACCACAGAAGGATACTATAAAAATTTGTATTTAAAACAACTAAGTGAAAAAGAAAATTGA
- a CDS encoding Glu/Leu/Phe/Val dehydrogenase has protein sequence MITEILTADQLKKEAPVFGQLSFNDHEQVVFCQDKDTGLKAIIGVHNTVLGPALGGTRMYDYKTEWDALNDVLRLSRGMTYKSAITGLNLGGGKAVIIGDPKKLKTPELMKRFGKFVHTLGGKYYTAEDVGMETSDMDTVREVTPYVTGISESKGGAGNPSPVTAYGVYMGMKATAKYTYGKDDLAGKRIIVQGIGHVGEELVRLASEEGAKVIISDINEERLEAVSTKYGAEIYRGNDLYSEVADIYAPCALGATINDETINKLQVKIVAGAANNQLANENIHGALLQEKGIVYAPDFLINAGGIINVYAEIAGYGRDQIMTKTENIYNTTLEILAKAEETNVSTHVAALTIAEERIATRKKETLGE, from the coding sequence ATGATAACTGAAATACTTACTGCAGATCAGCTAAAGAAAGAGGCTCCTGTTTTTGGGCAACTTTCTTTTAATGATCATGAACAAGTTGTTTTCTGTCAAGACAAAGATACAGGATTAAAGGCAATAATTGGAGTGCATAATACTGTTTTAGGACCAGCTCTAGGAGGAACGAGAATGTATGATTATAAGACAGAGTGGGATGCATTAAATGATGTTCTGAGATTGTCGAGAGGAATGACCTATAAATCTGCAATAACAGGGTTAAACCTGGGAGGGGGAAAAGCAGTTATCATCGGGGATCCTAAAAAATTGAAAACGCCTGAGTTGATGAAGCGTTTTGGTAAATTTGTTCATACTCTGGGGGGTAAGTATTATACAGCAGAAGATGTAGGAATGGAAACATCTGATATGGATACAGTAAGAGAGGTTACTCCTTATGTTACAGGTATTTCTGAGTCAAAAGGAGGAGCAGGAAACCCATCTCCTGTTACTGCCTATGGAGTGTATATGGGGATGAAGGCTACCGCAAAGTATACTTACGGGAAAGATGATTTAGCAGGTAAGAGAATAATAGTACAGGGAATTGGGCATGTAGGAGAAGAGCTTGTTCGTCTGGCATCAGAAGAAGGAGCGAAAGTTATTATTAGTGATATTAATGAAGAGCGATTAGAAGCTGTTAGTACTAAGTACGGAGCTGAAATTTACAGAGGGAATGATTTGTATTCGGAAGTAGCAGATATTTACGCTCCATGCGCATTAGGAGCAACGATCAATGACGAAACAATTAATAAATTACAAGTGAAAATTGTTGCCGGAGCAGCAAATAACCAGTTAGCAAACGAGAACATTCATGGGGCTTTATTGCAGGAAAAAGGAATTGTATATGCTCCTGATTTCTTGATTAATGCCGGAGGAATTATCAATGTATATGCTGAGATTGCAGGGTATGGAAGAGATCAGATAATGACTAAAACGGAGAATATTTATAATACTACGCTGGAGATACTGGCAAAAGCAGAAGAAACAAATGTTTCTACCCATGTTGCGGCATTAACGATAGCTGAAGAAAGAATCGCAACGAGAAAAAAAGAAACTTTAGGCGAGTAG
- the nusB gene encoding transcription antitermination factor NusB: MQSLYSMEQAQSDNLDKEEKFLLFSIDQMYELFLINLQLLVEIRKHGADFLSKSQRKYLATSEEKNPNLKFINNKVLLLLEDNEQLQSEIEKKKLNCWDLDDEYVAILWRDILGSTRYAKYMSTKESSFKEDKEFIIDIFKEIIAPNEKLYEYIEDKKLTWIDDLPLVNTAIVKMLKKVKESHDASMILPSLYKDMEDRKFAVDIFRKTKLNGAEFSKEIEGRTPNWDKDRIAELDKAIIQMGICEFVKFPSIPVKVTINEYLEIAKEYSTPKSSVFINGILDKISKEYKESDKLNKVGRGLM; encoded by the coding sequence ATGCAGTCACTCTATTCAATGGAGCAGGCTCAGAGTGATAATCTGGATAAGGAAGAGAAATTCTTATTGTTCAGTATTGATCAGATGTATGAATTATTTCTAATCAATCTTCAGCTATTGGTAGAGATTAGAAAACACGGGGCGGATTTCTTGTCTAAAAGCCAGCGAAAATACCTGGCGACCTCAGAAGAAAAAAATCCTAATTTAAAGTTTATAAATAATAAAGTCTTGTTATTGCTGGAGGACAATGAGCAATTGCAAAGTGAAATCGAAAAGAAAAAGCTTAATTGCTGGGATTTGGACGATGAATATGTAGCAATTCTTTGGAGAGATATTCTGGGAAGTACACGATATGCTAAGTATATGAGTACTAAAGAGTCCTCTTTTAAAGAGGATAAAGAATTTATAATTGATATCTTTAAAGAAATTATTGCGCCTAATGAAAAACTATATGAATATATAGAGGATAAAAAATTAACCTGGATTGATGATTTGCCGCTGGTCAATACAGCGATCGTAAAGATGTTGAAGAAGGTGAAAGAATCTCATGATGCATCTATGATACTTCCTAGTTTGTACAAAGATATGGAGGATAGGAAATTTGCGGTGGATATTTTTAGAAAGACAAAACTGAATGGTGCAGAATTTTCCAAAGAAATAGAAGGGAGAACTCCTAATTGGGATAAAGACAGAATTGCAGAGCTTGATAAAGCGATTATTCAGATGGGGATATGTGAGTTTGTTAAGTTTCCTTCGATCCCGGTAAAAGTAACAATTAATGAATATCTGGAGATCGCAAAAGAATACAGTACTCCTAAGAGTAGCGTTTTTATAAATGGGATCTTAGATAAGATATCCAAAGAGTATAAGGAAAGCGATAAGCTGAATAAAGTGGGTAGGGGACTCATGTAG
- a CDS encoding DUF1573 domain-containing protein: MKNGILILAGVLAMTFVSCKEDASKKVKEESVDMAAERDAKNTEFPVMTFAETEFDFGTINEGDVVDHTFKFTNTGKAPLVIVNAKGSCGCTVPSYSKDPIAPGETGELLVKFNSNGKPNQQNKQVTITANTEAGKEIIKIKALVTPKAKPVSGTPVSE, translated from the coding sequence ATGAAAAATGGAATCTTAATTTTAGCAGGTGTTTTGGCTATGACTTTTGTGTCTTGTAAAGAAGATGCTTCTAAGAAAGTAAAAGAAGAAAGTGTAGATATGGCCGCAGAAAGAGATGCGAAGAATACAGAGTTTCCTGTAATGACTTTTGCAGAAACAGAATTTGACTTCGGAACCATCAATGAAGGAGATGTTGTAGATCATACATTTAAATTTACAAACACAGGAAAAGCTCCGCTAGTAATCGTAAATGCAAAAGGGAGCTGTGGTTGTACAGTACCTAGCTATTCTAAAGACCCAATTGCTCCAGGTGAAACAGGAGAGTTGTTAGTGAAGTTTAACTCTAATGGAAAACCAAACCAGCAAAATAAGCAGGTAACGATTACAGCAAATACAGAAGCAGGAAAAGAAATTATAAAAATCAAAGCTTTAGTAACGCCAAAAGCTAAACCAGTAAGCGGAACGCCAGTAAGCGAATAA
- the yajC gene encoding preprotein translocase subunit YajC — protein MEQLQSFAPFILIFVVMYFFMIRPQMQKAKKEKKFTEALKKGDRVITKSGLHGKVFDFSEKSNAVIIETGSGKLTFDKSAISFEMSQKLNAPADTKKK, from the coding sequence ATGGAACAACTTCAGAGCTTTGCTCCTTTTATTTTGATCTTTGTAGTGATGTATTTCTTTATGATACGTCCACAGATGCAAAAAGCTAAGAAGGAGAAAAAATTTACGGAAGCCTTAAAAAAAGGAGATCGCGTTATTACGAAAAGTGGTCTGCATGGTAAGGTTTTCGATTTCAGCGAAAAATCAAATGCTGTCATTATAGAAACAGGATCAGGAAAATTGACCTTTGACAAGTCTGCAATATCTTTTGAGATGAGTCAGAAGTTGAATGCTCCTGCCGATACAAAGAAAAAGTAG